The Thermobispora bispora DSM 43833 genome window below encodes:
- a CDS encoding DUF948 domain-containing protein: MLTAGELAGLLIAVFWAILVCFMAVALVKLSRLLTETTKSVAELSERLTPLLDDVNKAVSETNRRLADMEAITDNVREVSGNMVKITGVASTLLAGPMIKISALGHGLRVAMARRERRAGALRMNGHRIVAGRTGRSLRSAERAPERRAIGRGRG, encoded by the coding sequence ATGCTTACCGCGGGAGAGCTGGCGGGCCTGCTCATCGCCGTCTTCTGGGCGATCCTGGTCTGCTTCATGGCCGTCGCGCTCGTCAAGCTGTCCAGGCTGCTCACCGAGACGACCAAGTCCGTGGCCGAGCTGAGCGAGCGCCTGACACCGCTGCTCGACGACGTGAACAAGGCCGTCTCCGAGACCAACCGCCGCCTGGCCGACATGGAGGCGATCACCGACAACGTCCGCGAGGTGAGCGGCAACATGGTGAAGATCACCGGAGTCGCGTCCACGCTGCTCGCCGGCCCGATGATCAAGATCTCCGCGCTCGGCCACGGGCTGCGGGTCGCCATGGCCCGCCGCGAGCGCCGGGCCGGTGCGCTGCGGATGAACGGCCACCGGATCGTGGCCGGCCGTACCGGCCGCTCACTTCGGTCGGCCGAGCGGGCCCCG
- a CDS encoding replication-associated recombination protein A: protein MESLFDSAAEPGARRVREPLAVRMRPRTLDEVVGQRHLLGPDTPLRRLVESDAPMSLILWGPPGTGKTTLAYVVSNTTARRFVEISAVSAGVKEVRAAIEQARRELGMTGRQTVLFVDEVHRFNKAQQDALLPAVENRWVTFIGATTENPFFSVVSPLLSRSLLLTLEPLSDDEIRTVLERAVADERGLAGRVTLRPEALEQLIRLAGGDARRSLTYLEAAALLAEDITVDVVERAVDKAAVRYDRQGDQHYDVVSAFIKSMRGSDVDAALHYLARMIEAGEDPRFIARRIVIFASEDVGMADPTCLQVAVAAAQAVELVGLPEARLNLAQAVIHCALAPKSNAVVKAIGAATADVRRGLLGPVPAHLRDAHYPGARKLGHGVGYLYPHDHEHGLVRQQYAPDAVRDRRYYEPTTRGAEATFAERWARIREFLRGG from the coding sequence GTGGAGAGCTTGTTCGATTCGGCGGCCGAACCGGGGGCCCGCCGGGTCCGGGAGCCGCTCGCCGTCCGGATGCGGCCGCGCACCCTCGACGAGGTGGTCGGCCAGCGGCACTTGCTGGGCCCGGACACCCCGCTGCGGCGGCTGGTCGAGAGCGACGCCCCGATGTCGCTGATCCTGTGGGGGCCGCCCGGCACCGGCAAGACCACCCTCGCCTACGTGGTGAGCAACACCACCGCCCGCCGGTTCGTCGAGATCTCCGCGGTCTCCGCGGGCGTGAAGGAGGTGCGCGCCGCGATCGAGCAGGCGCGCCGCGAGCTCGGGATGACCGGCAGGCAGACGGTCCTCTTCGTCGACGAGGTCCACCGGTTCAACAAGGCGCAGCAGGACGCGCTGCTGCCTGCGGTGGAGAACCGCTGGGTCACCTTCATCGGGGCCACCACGGAGAACCCGTTCTTCTCCGTGGTCAGCCCGCTGCTCTCGAGGTCGCTCCTGCTCACCCTGGAGCCGCTGAGCGATGACGAGATCCGGACGGTGCTGGAGCGGGCCGTGGCCGACGAGCGCGGCCTCGCCGGCCGGGTCACGCTCCGGCCCGAGGCGCTCGAGCAGCTCATCCGGCTCGCCGGCGGCGACGCGCGCCGGTCGCTCACCTACCTGGAGGCCGCGGCCCTGCTCGCCGAGGACATCACCGTGGACGTGGTGGAGCGCGCCGTGGACAAGGCGGCCGTCCGCTACGACCGGCAGGGCGACCAGCACTACGACGTGGTGAGCGCGTTCATCAAGAGCATGCGCGGCTCGGACGTGGACGCGGCACTGCACTACCTCGCCCGGATGATCGAGGCGGGGGAGGACCCCCGGTTCATCGCCCGCCGCATCGTCATCTTCGCCTCCGAGGACGTGGGCATGGCCGACCCCACCTGCCTGCAGGTGGCGGTGGCGGCCGCCCAGGCGGTGGAGCTCGTCGGGCTGCCGGAGGCGCGGCTCAACCTCGCCCAGGCGGTGATCCACTGCGCGCTCGCCCCCAAGTCGAACGCGGTGGTGAAGGCGATCGGCGCGGCCACCGCGGACGTGCGCCGCGGCCTGCTCGGGCCGGTCCCCGCGCACCTGCGGGACGCCCACTACCCGGGGGCGCGCAAGCTCGGCCACGGCGTCGGCTACCTGTACCCCCACGACCACGAGCACGGCCTGGTCCGCCAGCAGTACGCCCCCGACGCGGTGCGGGACCGCCGGTACTACGAGCCGACCACCCGGGGCGCCGAGGCCACCTTCGCCGAGCGGTGGGCGCGGATCCGCGAGTTCCTCCGCGGCGGCTGA
- a CDS encoding DUF2231 domain-containing protein, with protein sequence MFDRIADLPAHPLIVHATVVFTPLLAALVIAYAAVPRLRDRIGWAVALSAFAAPVSAVAAKLSGEALARRMTGGGPYPAPVEEHSALAGVLVPLTVLLGAAALALVLLTRPGRATGPSKAARAATALVSAVAVLLALAVGYYAVRTGHSGATSVWGA encoded by the coding sequence GTGTTCGACCGCATCGCGGACCTCCCCGCCCACCCACTGATCGTGCATGCGACCGTGGTGTTCACCCCGCTGCTGGCGGCGCTCGTGATCGCGTACGCCGCCGTGCCCCGCCTCCGGGACCGCATCGGCTGGGCCGTGGCGCTCTCCGCGTTCGCGGCGCCCGTCTCCGCGGTGGCGGCCAAGCTCAGCGGCGAGGCGCTCGCCCGCCGGATGACCGGGGGCGGGCCGTACCCCGCCCCGGTGGAGGAGCACTCGGCCCTCGCCGGTGTCCTGGTCCCGCTCACCGTGCTGCTCGGCGCCGCCGCCCTCGCGCTCGTGCTCCTCACCCGGCCCGGCCGCGCCACCGGCCCGTCCAAGGCGGCGCGGGCGGCCACCGCGCTCGTCTCCGCCGTGGCCGTACTGCTCGCGCTCGCCGTGGGCTACTACGCGGTGCGGACCGGGCACAGCGGTGCGACGTCGGTATGGGGCGCCTGA
- a CDS encoding peptidylprolyl isomerase — protein sequence MTDNDRHKQPAATARPARTTARAGWRGRLGAGLGILALLGGLAACGGDASEPTAQSSRSAPAASAGPVAPESASPSAEPSELPEPSPSAPPSDLRKVTCEYRKDTTGAPAKFVGYPPKKLPPDVIKAKTMTIKTNHGDIVIDLATGQAPCTVNSFAFLAKKDFFDNTVCHRLATLETNGVGVLQCGDPQAKGDGRNPTDGLGGPGYLFNDENLGPQYLRGVVFMAQGPEEANSNGSQFAISFTDENAQLPQVYTPFGQVRKGMDIIDKIAKGGVILFPDNGDITGDSGGSNAPKIRVVIKDLIIS from the coding sequence GTGACGGACAACGATCGGCACAAGCAGCCGGCGGCGACGGCACGCCCGGCGAGGACCACGGCCCGGGCCGGCTGGCGCGGTCGCCTCGGCGCCGGGCTCGGCATCCTCGCGCTCCTCGGTGGCCTCGCCGCCTGCGGCGGGGACGCGTCCGAGCCCACGGCCCAGTCGAGCCGGTCCGCCCCGGCCGCCTCGGCGGGCCCGGTGGCCCCCGAGTCGGCGAGCCCATCGGCCGAGCCCTCCGAGCTGCCGGAGCCGTCGCCGAGCGCACCCCCCTCCGACCTGCGGAAGGTCACCTGCGAGTACCGCAAGGACACCACGGGCGCCCCGGCCAAGTTCGTCGGCTACCCGCCGAAGAAGCTGCCCCCTGATGTGATCAAGGCGAAGACGATGACGATCAAGACCAACCACGGCGACATCGTCATCGACCTCGCCACCGGGCAGGCCCCGTGCACGGTGAACTCGTTCGCGTTCCTCGCCAAGAAGGACTTCTTCGACAACACGGTCTGCCACCGGCTCGCCACCCTGGAGACGAACGGCGTCGGGGTGCTGCAGTGCGGCGACCCGCAGGCCAAGGGCGACGGCCGGAACCCGACCGACGGGCTGGGCGGCCCCGGCTACCTGTTCAACGACGAGAACCTGGGTCCGCAGTACCTGCGCGGCGTGGTGTTCATGGCCCAGGGCCCGGAGGAGGCGAACTCCAACGGCAGCCAGTTCGCCATCTCGTTCACCGACGAGAACGCCCAGCTCCCCCAGGTCTACACGCCCTTCGGCCAGGTGCGGAAGGGCATGGACATCATCGACAAGATCGCTAAGGGCGGGGTGATCCTCTTCCCCGACAACGGCGACATCACCGGTGACAGCGGCGGCTCCAACGCCCCCAAGATCCGCGTGGTGATCAAGGACCTGATCATCTCCTGA
- the aspS gene encoding aspartate--tRNA ligase, giving the protein MIRTHEAGTLRIDHVGQRVTLAGWVARRRDHGGVVFIDLRDASGTVQVVFREEEHAHDLRAEYCVKVTGEVRRRPEGNENPELPTGDIEVAASEVEVLSESAPLPFPIEGSVNVSEEARLKYRYLDLRRQQVAEALKIRSRATYLAHEVMREHGFVYVETPNLTRSTPEGARDFLVPVRLQPGNWYALPQSPQLFKQLLMVGGLERYYQLARCFRDEDLRADRQPEFTQIDAEMSFVDEDDVIAVAETLIGRIWKEILGYELPTPLPRMSYAEAMARYGTDKPDLRFGVELVDLTEYFKGTEFRVFQAPYVGAVVMPGGASQTRRELDGWQEWARSRGARGLAYVLVKEDGLAGPVAKNLSERELSGLTAATGAQVGDAIFFSAGEPAAARELLGAARLEIGRRCGLIDESKWSFLWVVDAPMFEPLYDDRGEQIGWTSVHHPFTAPKPEWADNFQDHPGEALACAYDMICNGMEIGGGSIRIHRAEMQQRVFDVLGISKEEAETKFGFLLEAFKYGPPPHGGIAFGWDRICMLLAGGESIRDVIAFPKTASGYDPLTGAPTPITPEQRKEAGVDARPKAEPAR; this is encoded by the coding sequence GTGATCCGTACCCATGAGGCAGGGACGCTCCGCATCGACCATGTGGGCCAGCGGGTGACGCTGGCCGGATGGGTGGCGCGCCGCCGCGACCACGGCGGCGTGGTCTTCATCGACCTGCGCGACGCCTCGGGCACGGTTCAGGTGGTCTTCCGGGAGGAGGAGCACGCCCACGACCTGCGCGCCGAGTACTGCGTGAAGGTCACGGGCGAGGTGCGCCGCCGGCCCGAGGGCAACGAGAACCCCGAATTGCCCACCGGTGACATCGAGGTCGCCGCCTCCGAGGTGGAGGTGCTGAGCGAATCGGCCCCGCTGCCGTTCCCCATCGAGGGCTCCGTCAACGTGTCGGAGGAGGCGCGGCTGAAGTACCGCTACCTCGACCTCCGCCGGCAGCAGGTGGCCGAGGCGCTGAAGATCCGCTCCCGGGCCACCTACCTGGCCCACGAGGTGATGCGGGAGCACGGCTTCGTCTACGTGGAGACGCCGAACCTCACCCGGTCCACCCCGGAGGGCGCGCGGGACTTCCTCGTCCCGGTGCGGCTCCAGCCGGGCAACTGGTACGCGCTCCCGCAGTCGCCGCAGCTCTTCAAGCAGCTCCTCATGGTGGGCGGCCTGGAGCGCTACTACCAGCTCGCCCGCTGCTTCCGCGACGAGGACCTGCGGGCCGACCGGCAGCCGGAGTTCACCCAGATCGACGCCGAGATGTCGTTCGTGGACGAGGACGACGTCATCGCGGTCGCCGAGACGCTGATCGGCCGGATCTGGAAGGAGATCCTCGGCTACGAGCTGCCCACCCCGCTGCCGCGGATGAGCTACGCCGAGGCGATGGCCCGGTACGGCACGGACAAGCCCGACCTGCGGTTCGGGGTCGAGCTGGTCGACCTCACCGAGTACTTCAAGGGCACGGAGTTCCGGGTGTTCCAGGCGCCGTACGTGGGCGCCGTGGTGATGCCGGGCGGCGCGTCGCAGACCCGCCGGGAGCTGGACGGCTGGCAGGAGTGGGCGAGGTCGCGGGGCGCCCGGGGCCTGGCCTACGTGCTGGTGAAGGAGGACGGCCTCGCCGGCCCGGTGGCGAAGAACCTCTCCGAGCGGGAGCTGTCCGGGCTGACCGCGGCCACCGGCGCCCAGGTGGGGGACGCGATCTTCTTCAGCGCGGGCGAGCCGGCCGCGGCCCGGGAGCTGCTCGGCGCCGCCCGGCTGGAGATCGGCCGCCGGTGCGGGCTGATCGACGAGTCCAAGTGGTCGTTCCTGTGGGTGGTCGACGCGCCCATGTTCGAGCCGCTCTACGACGACCGCGGCGAGCAGATCGGCTGGACCTCGGTGCACCACCCGTTCACCGCGCCGAAGCCGGAGTGGGCCGACAACTTCCAGGACCACCCGGGTGAGGCGCTCGCCTGCGCCTACGACATGATCTGCAACGGGATGGAGATCGGCGGCGGCTCGATCCGTATCCACCGCGCCGAGATGCAGCAGCGCGTCTTCGACGTGCTCGGCATCTCCAAGGAGGAGGCGGAGACCAAGTTCGGCTTCCTGCTCGAGGCGTTCAAGTACGGCCCGCCGCCGCACGGCGGCATCGCCTTCGGCTGGGACCGGATCTGCATGCTCCTCGCCGGCGGGGAGTCGATCCGCGACGTGATCGCCTTCCCGAAGACGGCGTCCGGGTACGACCCGCTCACCGGGGCGCCCACGCCGATCACGCCGGAGCAGCGCAAGGAAGCCGGGGTGGACGCCCGGCCCAAGGCGGAGCCCGCCCGCTGA
- the hisS gene encoding histidine--tRNA ligase: MIFQAPKGTFDWMPPRSESVLAIRDALAAPVRRAGYSYIETPIFEDTRLFQRGVGESTDIVTKEMYTFQSKGGQSLTLRPEGTASVMRAVLEHGLYGGPLPIKLWYSGSYFRYERPQAGRYRHFSQVGAEALGAQDPAIDAELIVLALDGYASLGLRRVRLLLNSLGCRECRPGYRAALQEFLRGLDLDEATRHRVEINPLRVLDDKREEVRAQLTDAPLVIDHLCGACKAFHEEVRGLLSAAGVSYIDEPKLVRGLDYYTRTTFEFVHDGLGAQSSVGGGGRYDGLSEMIGGPPLPGVGWALGVDRTVLAMEAEGLLSERPTRVDVFAVPLGDEARRRIFPLVTGLRRAGLAVDMAFGGRSVKGAMKAADRSGARYAVILGERDLEAGAAQIKDMTTGEQTAVPLAEVVDVLKGRLS, encoded by the coding sequence ATGATATTTCAGGCGCCCAAGGGCACCTTCGACTGGATGCCGCCGCGCTCCGAGTCGGTGCTCGCCATCCGCGACGCGCTCGCCGCGCCGGTGCGCCGGGCGGGTTACAGCTATATCGAGACGCCGATCTTCGAGGACACGCGGCTGTTCCAGCGCGGTGTCGGTGAGTCGACCGACATCGTCACCAAGGAGATGTACACGTTCCAGAGCAAGGGCGGGCAGTCGCTCACCCTCCGCCCGGAGGGAACGGCGAGCGTGATGCGGGCCGTGCTCGAGCACGGCCTGTACGGCGGGCCGCTCCCGATCAAGCTCTGGTACTCGGGCAGCTACTTCCGCTACGAGCGCCCCCAGGCCGGCCGGTACCGTCACTTCTCCCAGGTCGGGGCCGAGGCGCTGGGCGCCCAGGATCCGGCGATCGACGCCGAGCTGATCGTGCTCGCGCTCGACGGCTACGCCTCGCTCGGCCTGCGCCGGGTGCGGCTGCTGCTCAACTCCCTCGGCTGCCGGGAGTGCCGCCCCGGCTACCGGGCCGCGCTCCAGGAGTTCCTGCGCGGGCTCGACCTCGACGAGGCCACCCGGCACCGGGTCGAGATCAACCCGCTGCGCGTGCTCGACGACAAGCGCGAGGAGGTCCGCGCCCAGCTCACCGACGCCCCGCTGGTGATCGACCACCTGTGCGGCGCGTGCAAGGCGTTCCACGAGGAGGTCCGCGGGCTGCTCTCCGCCGCCGGGGTGAGCTACATCGACGAGCCCAAGCTCGTCCGCGGCCTGGACTACTACACCCGCACGACCTTCGAGTTCGTCCACGACGGCCTGGGCGCCCAGTCCTCGGTCGGCGGGGGCGGGCGCTACGACGGCCTCAGCGAGATGATCGGCGGCCCGCCGCTGCCCGGTGTCGGCTGGGCGCTCGGGGTGGACCGCACCGTGCTCGCCATGGAGGCGGAGGGCCTGCTGAGCGAGCGGCCCACGCGGGTGGACGTGTTCGCCGTGCCCCTGGGCGACGAGGCGCGGCGGCGCATCTTCCCGCTGGTCACCGGGCTCCGCCGGGCGGGTCTCGCCGTCGACATGGCGTTCGGGGGCCGGAGCGTGAAGGGCGCGATGAAGGCGGCCGACCGCAGCGGGGCGAGGTACGCCGTCATCCTCGGCGAACGCGACCTCGAGGCGGGGGCCGCGCAGATCAAGGACATGACCACAGGAGAACAGACCGCGGTGCCGCTCGCCGAGGTCGTCGACGTCCTGAAGGGAAGACTTTCGTGA
- a CDS encoding MBL fold metallo-hydrolase, with amino-acid sequence MLVAGFPAGSFQANCYVVAPAAGEECVVIDPGQGAVEGLDELLREHRLKPVAVLLTHGHIDHIWSVVPVCGARDVPAWIHPEDRDLLSDPAKGFPPPTRQLFGGLEFTEPDDVRELTDGVTLRLAGLDITVDHTPGHTPGSVTFRTPDQERDTLLLFSGDLLFAGSIGRTDLPGGDYPTMLRSLAKTMRLPDDTVVLPGHGPQTTIGRERATNPFLREIVPPHGPTRGL; translated from the coding sequence GTGCTCGTCGCCGGGTTTCCCGCAGGGTCGTTTCAGGCCAACTGCTACGTGGTCGCTCCCGCCGCTGGCGAGGAGTGTGTTGTCATAGATCCAGGTCAGGGCGCTGTCGAGGGCCTCGACGAGCTGCTGCGCGAGCACCGTCTCAAGCCCGTGGCAGTGCTGCTCACCCATGGCCACATCGATCACATCTGGTCGGTCGTGCCGGTGTGCGGCGCACGCGACGTGCCCGCCTGGATCCACCCCGAGGACCGTGACCTGCTGTCGGATCCCGCCAAGGGGTTCCCGCCCCCGACCAGGCAGTTGTTCGGCGGGCTGGAGTTCACCGAACCGGACGACGTCAGGGAGCTCACCGACGGCGTGACCCTGCGGCTGGCCGGTCTGGACATAACGGTTGATCATACCCCCGGCCATACTCCGGGGTCGGTGACGTTCCGGACGCCCGACCAGGAGCGGGACACCCTCCTGCTGTTCTCGGGCGACCTGCTCTTCGCCGGCTCCATCGGCAGGACCGACCTGCCGGGCGGTGACTACCCCACGATGCTGCGCAGCCTCGCCAAGACGATGAGGCTGCCGGACGACACCGTGGTCCTGCCCGGCCATGGACCGCAGACGACCATCGGCCGTGAGCGGGCGACCAACCCCTTCCTCAGGGAGATCGTGCCGCCCCACGGCCCGACCAGGGGGTTGTGA
- a CDS encoding peptidylprolyl isomerase has translation MVTGKDRRRQLAREHYQRQLKARAERQRRARRRAIIGTTATVVVVIGGVVAATAFLGKPDGTAAAPTPTDLSAPEPPKPYDPATGKCGYVPDTSGAPSKFVGMPPEEASTAPATMTIRTNHGVIRVRLDAEKAPCTVNSFKFLAEKDYFDNTKCHRMGTSFPILQCGDPLAKADGKNPTDGMGGPGYRIVDENLNGAKYTRGVVAMANSGPNTNGSQFFIVYGDVELPPQYTPFGTVTRGLDILDKVAKKGVIQGPSGDGTGAPKEPVIIKDVTITSKS, from the coding sequence GTGGTCACCGGCAAGGACCGGCGGAGGCAGCTTGCCAGGGAGCACTACCAGCGGCAGCTCAAGGCCCGCGCCGAGCGGCAGCGCAGAGCGCGCCGCAGGGCCATCATCGGGACCACGGCCACGGTCGTGGTGGTGATCGGCGGCGTGGTGGCGGCCACGGCCTTCCTCGGCAAGCCGGACGGGACCGCGGCGGCGCCCACGCCGACCGACCTGTCGGCCCCCGAGCCTCCCAAGCCGTACGACCCGGCGACCGGCAAGTGCGGGTACGTGCCGGACACCAGCGGCGCGCCGTCGAAGTTCGTCGGCATGCCGCCCGAGGAGGCGAGCACGGCGCCGGCCACGATGACGATCCGGACGAACCACGGCGTCATCCGGGTGCGGCTCGACGCCGAGAAGGCCCCCTGCACGGTGAACTCGTTCAAGTTCCTCGCCGAGAAGGACTACTTCGACAACACCAAGTGCCACCGGATGGGCACGAGCTTCCCGATCCTCCAGTGCGGCGACCCGCTGGCGAAGGCCGACGGCAAGAACCCGACCGACGGCATGGGCGGCCCCGGCTACCGGATCGTCGACGAGAACCTCAACGGCGCCAAGTACACCCGGGGCGTGGTCGCGATGGCGAACAGCGGCCCCAACACCAACGGCAGCCAGTTCTTCATCGTCTACGGCGACGTCGAGCTTCCCCCGCAGTACACGCCGTTCGGTACCGTTACCAGAGGACTCGACATCCTGGACAAGGTGGCCAAGAAGGGCGTCATTCAAGGGCCGAGTGGTGACGGCACGGGAGCGCCTAAGGAGCCGGTCATCATCAAAGACGTGACAATCACCAGCAAGAGCTGA
- a CDS encoding DUF349 domain-containing protein, with the protein MSTDPWGRVDEDGTVYVRTAEGERAVGSWKAGEPEEALAYFRRKYDELAGQVQLLEQRVHGTDLPPAQAEASIARLREAVATAKAVGDLDALQHRLTALSEVVAKRREELKAARERARAQARETKERIVAEAERIAAEATHWKSGGERLRQLVEEWKAADRADRATEAALWKRLSAARTAFAKRRKAYFSSLDKQRQAAREAKERIVREAEELSTSTDWNGTAAAYRELMRQWKAAGRATPEAEEELWARFKAAQDRFFQARQAVFAERDASLAANAEAKEALLAEAQRLLPVTDARAARRALRGILERWEEIGPVPRDKRDRLEGGLRKVEDAIRKAEEEEWRRNNPEARARAQSTVEQLRKSIQQLEARLAAAQAAGKEKEIKETEEALAARRSWLEEAERTLAEFTS; encoded by the coding sequence GTGAGCACCGACCCGTGGGGCCGGGTAGACGAGGACGGCACCGTCTACGTGCGAACGGCTGAGGGAGAACGGGCGGTCGGGTCCTGGAAGGCCGGTGAGCCGGAGGAGGCCCTGGCCTACTTCCGCCGCAAGTACGACGAGCTCGCCGGACAGGTCCAGCTCCTTGAGCAGCGGGTGCACGGCACAGACCTGCCTCCCGCACAGGCCGAGGCGAGCATCGCGCGGCTGCGGGAGGCGGTGGCCACGGCCAAGGCGGTCGGCGACCTCGACGCGCTCCAGCACCGCCTCACGGCGCTGAGCGAGGTCGTCGCCAAGCGCCGCGAGGAGCTCAAGGCCGCCCGCGAGCGGGCCCGTGCCCAGGCCCGGGAGACCAAGGAGCGGATCGTCGCCGAGGCCGAGCGGATCGCCGCGGAGGCCACCCACTGGAAGTCGGGCGGCGAGCGCCTCCGCCAGCTCGTCGAGGAGTGGAAGGCCGCCGACCGCGCCGACCGGGCCACCGAGGCCGCGCTCTGGAAGCGCCTCTCCGCGGCGCGCACCGCCTTCGCCAAGCGGCGCAAGGCCTACTTCTCCTCCCTCGACAAGCAGCGGCAGGCGGCGCGCGAGGCCAAGGAGCGCATCGTCCGCGAGGCCGAGGAGCTCTCCACCTCGACCGACTGGAACGGCACGGCCGCGGCCTACCGGGAGCTGATGCGCCAGTGGAAGGCCGCCGGGCGGGCCACCCCCGAGGCCGAGGAGGAGCTGTGGGCGCGGTTCAAGGCCGCCCAGGACCGGTTCTTCCAGGCGCGGCAGGCGGTGTTCGCCGAGCGGGACGCCTCGCTCGCCGCGAACGCGGAGGCCAAGGAGGCGCTGCTCGCCGAGGCCCAGCGGCTCCTCCCGGTCACCGACGCCCGCGCCGCCCGGCGGGCGCTGCGGGGCATCCTCGAGCGCTGGGAGGAGATCGGGCCGGTGCCGCGGGACAAGCGGGACCGGCTGGAGGGCGGTCTCCGCAAGGTCGAGGACGCCATCCGCAAGGCCGAGGAAGAGGAGTGGCGGCGCAACAACCCCGAGGCCCGCGCCCGCGCCCAGAGCACCGTGGAGCAGCTCCGCAAGTCGATCCAGCAGCTCGAGGCGCGGCTCGCCGCGGCCCAGGCCGCCGGCAAGGAGAAGGAGATCAAGGAGACGGAGGAGGCGCTCGCCGCCCGCCGCTCCTGGCTCGAAGAGGCCGAGCGTACGCTGGCCGAGTTCACCTCCTGA